A portion of the Eubacterium maltosivorans genome contains these proteins:
- a CDS encoding DUF4430 domain-containing protein — protein MKRGIQKKGVLLLAMLLLAVLTLAGCKDPISGLTEGGSDEEVVQLADTNPLPENGVVTAAQFRSIQGQDKVVTFDGSTMSGIQYSWSFNGKDIHNPEDQNLKVDFTTEGNTLNNVKAAAGDAAYGLGITLTGNKGLITVPQLTITLPEKWDADSAVFCKLNNGQPAKMSNVTFDNSAETTKMTVNIVETGGDYYIVAGKTIAPVPTTTAGNPDGTTPGDSGNTGSGSSGGSSCTISISCSTILNNMGNLKSGKESFVPSDGWILKPTTVQFNEGESVHDVLQRVCRDNGIHMESSFTPAYNSAYVEGINQLYEFDCGELSGWMYNVNGWFPNYGCSQYTVENGDVINWVYTCDLGRDVGDNSMW, from the coding sequence ATGAAAAGAGGTATTCAGAAAAAGGGTGTTTTATTATTGGCAATGCTTTTGCTGGCCGTGCTCACGCTGGCAGGGTGCAAGGACCCCATCAGCGGGCTGACAGAGGGCGGCTCTGATGAAGAGGTAGTTCAGCTGGCAGATACAAACCCGCTGCCGGAAAATGGCGTTGTGACAGCCGCGCAGTTCCGCTCCATCCAGGGGCAGGACAAGGTGGTGACCTTTGATGGCAGCACCATGAGCGGAATCCAGTACAGCTGGAGCTTTAACGGCAAGGATATTCACAATCCGGAGGATCAGAACCTCAAGGTCGATTTTACGACAGAGGGGAATACACTCAACAATGTCAAGGCAGCGGCCGGCGATGCCGCCTATGGCCTCGGCATCACCCTGACGGGCAACAAGGGGCTCATCACCGTGCCGCAGCTCACCATTACGCTGCCGGAAAAATGGGATGCAGATTCGGCTGTTTTCTGCAAGCTGAACAACGGGCAGCCGGCAAAAATGAGTAATGTGACCTTTGACAACAGCGCAGAAACCACAAAGATGACAGTGAACATCGTGGAAACTGGCGGGGATTATTATATCGTAGCCGGGAAAACCATCGCGCCGGTTCCCACAACGACGGCTGGAAATCCTGACGGAACAACACCGGGTGACAGCGGAAATACTGGTTCTGGAAGCTCAGGCGGCAGCAGCTGTACCATTTCCATCAGCTGTTCGACCATTCTTAACAACATGGGCAATCTGAAAAGCGGTAAAGAAAGCTTTGTGCCCTCAGATGGTTGGATTTTAAAACCAACGACGGTTCAGTTTAATGAGGGAGAAAGTGTCCATGATGTGCTGCAGCGGGTATGCCGTGACAATGGTATTCATATGGAATCCAGCTTTACGCCGGCTTATAATTCGGCCTACGTGGAAGGTATCAATCAGCTCTATGAGTTTGACTGCGGCGAGCTCTCTGGCTGGATGTATAACGTCAACGGCTGGTTCCCGAACTATGGGTGCAGCCAGTATACCGTCGAAAACGGCGATGTGATCAATTGGGTTTATACCTGTGATCTTGGCCGTGACGTTGGCGATAACAGCATGTGGTAA
- a CDS encoding Ig-like domain-containing protein, translating to MENIKRNIFKAFTIGCIVLILSCFVNTATVKADAPVGTVTVSVERFTLGQGYFIEPEEVPIYAGDTGADLLDRVLGGPDAYETKENSSYGFYLAVIKNADAGVLDIPMYIQEMSGYRVTNEQNDGNKHYPGLGEFSYSEKSGWMYMVNNTFPQQGMGYYIPKDGDVVRYQFTLWGTGKDVGDKYDGSGIFIANRDALTKYIAEFNGRADKDVLLSIQHIQDAYDNAMKIIQDLTLDQSSVDSALAYLKTAVDARNLQGIRLNQEKMNLQYETEGELQVIYDPEDCRVEQGVVWSSSDESIVYVDGGIVYATGVGTATITATLGDFTASCEVTVSEESAEKPLQSISLNQSEVSLGKGKTTALKVSYSPADTTDDKTVTWRSDNEQVAAVDGNGRITAVAKGEAVIMAQVGSFTADCRVTVTEDDPVDPPDITDEDIAAVKEVVRLAAILNTNASPSLDEVKVVENAYNNLTSAQQSLLTPEQDANIQVAINSGYSKVLSRVVAICEPATDTVQAVIDSGGKPDDQSLFDLVQAEKALNAIGDYDGFLTKDQEIYDQAEKKMKKVTGALTVINASDNGVTVKGRSLTLPWTVQVVAQAVEVTAEQRAALKADAQYLDPAVESQYEIRLRDFAAAESADAIPEYDTQGKSFKITMPSGGYTAPGLGEHGQLTLLHNGERVGFVDEKGNALVTYDAQNKRFSFSTDAFSTFTVVSDSRIAIESFILSDTEKTLLLDIANPSFELSVLSFKPYDTTDKNRLTYTSSDPSVASVDDKGIVTGHVKGTAVITAEVCGIKNQCTVTVKMNRYVDFESYWPTFRKNNSNMAIVDASLPNAGNNLTEKWINSDINTGGKQMTAGTPLVVDNYIFVATQNNKLYKLDKNTGAIVKEAKLAKEVGFFSYATYGDGMIFVPEEKGTIEAFNADTLDSLWRTESFGGQSNCQVTYADGFIYSGTWSGSTNKGTFFCIDTTSNGEIYQINGIRRARWVSDDDGGYYWSGATVVGDAVIFGGDSGVVQSRNKSTGALIDRYATGGVIRSCIAYDAGTSALYFTAGGGATANGITGGGKVFKLGVTSDGHYTGAKVAELPAASTTSPVVYNGRVYVTTQKANGSGHEEDYNKATVIDQGNTENGKLAVLDAGSLSMIYQTDIGGPSKASPLLTTAYTADGQQTVYLYITVNNHDGAIVRVKDWAGNTTPQAEVIYRAPGDEQEYTTTSLNCDADGTIYYRNDRGHLMALTGTSEPVREAAPVEGRLGMQKGSKAGSDGMTARASGKTASKAEDEFKPWDFDGAMLPYSRSVSKTPSGKEQLKKAAVVLGCTAAAMAALYITGCALWPKLVKKP from the coding sequence ATGGAAAACATAAAAAGGAATATATTTAAAGCTTTTACAATTGGATGCATCGTATTAATACTGTCGTGTTTTGTAAATACGGCCACCGTAAAAGCGGACGCGCCGGTTGGAACAGTAACAGTAAGTGTTGAGCGTTTTACTCTGGGGCAAGGATATTTTATTGAGCCGGAGGAAGTTCCGATCTATGCGGGGGATACAGGGGCAGATTTATTGGACCGTGTTTTGGGCGGACCAGATGCTTACGAGACAAAAGAAAATTCCTCATATGGTTTTTACCTGGCAGTTATAAAAAATGCAGATGCTGGTGTCTTGGATATACCTATGTATATTCAGGAAATGAGTGGTTACCGGGTAACAAATGAGCAAAATGACGGCAATAAACATTACCCAGGGCTTGGAGAATTCTCTTATTCTGAAAAATCTGGTTGGATGTACATGGTAAATAATACATTTCCACAACAGGGAATGGGATATTATATTCCAAAGGATGGCGACGTTGTCCGATATCAATTTACGCTCTGGGGAACAGGGAAAGATGTGGGTGATAAATATGATGGCAGTGGAATATTTATTGCAAACAGAGATGCGTTAACGAAGTACATTGCAGAGTTTAACGGACGGGCAGATAAAGATGTGCTTTTATCTATCCAACACATTCAGGATGCTTATGATAATGCTATGAAGATTATCCAGGATTTAACATTGGATCAATCAAGCGTAGACAGTGCTCTTGCGTATTTAAAAACAGCTGTAGATGCACGGAATTTACAGGGAATTAGACTGAACCAGGAAAAAATGAATCTCCAATATGAAACGGAGGGAGAACTTCAGGTGATCTATGATCCTGAAGATTGCAGGGTAGAACAAGGGGTAGTATGGAGCAGTAGTGATGAAAGCATAGTATATGTTGATGGAGGAATTGTGTATGCTACTGGCGTTGGCACCGCCACCATCACCGCCACCCTCGGCGATTTCACCGCCAGCTGTGAGGTCACTGTAAGTGAGGAGAGCGCCGAAAAGCCGCTGCAGAGCATCAGCCTGAATCAATCTGAAGTAAGCCTGGGCAAGGGTAAGACGACCGCGCTCAAGGTCAGCTATAGCCCGGCAGATACGACGGATGACAAAACCGTTACCTGGCGTTCGGACAATGAACAGGTGGCGGCAGTGGACGGAAATGGCCGTATTACAGCGGTGGCCAAGGGTGAGGCCGTGATCATGGCACAGGTGGGCAGCTTTACCGCGGACTGCCGGGTTACTGTCACAGAGGACGACCCGGTCGACCCGCCGGACATTACCGATGAGGACATTGCCGCGGTCAAGGAAGTGGTTCGGCTGGCGGCGATTCTGAACACCAATGCCAGCCCGTCTCTGGATGAGGTTAAAGTGGTTGAGAATGCCTATAATAACCTGACAAGCGCGCAGCAGTCCCTTTTAACACCAGAACAGGATGCCAATATACAGGTCGCCATTAACAGCGGCTACAGCAAGGTGCTGTCTCGGGTGGTGGCGATATGCGAGCCTGCGACAGATACGGTTCAGGCCGTCATCGACAGCGGTGGAAAACCCGACGACCAAAGTCTTTTTGATCTGGTTCAAGCTGAAAAAGCGCTGAATGCCATAGGCGATTACGATGGCTTCTTGACCAAGGATCAGGAAATCTATGATCAGGCTGAAAAGAAAATGAAAAAGGTGACGGGTGCCTTAACGGTGATCAACGCATCGGATAACGGCGTTACCGTTAAAGGGCGTTCCCTGACACTGCCCTGGACTGTGCAGGTGGTGGCGCAGGCGGTTGAGGTCACGGCAGAGCAGCGGGCTGCCCTCAAGGCGGACGCCCAGTATCTGGACCCGGCCGTTGAGAGCCAGTATGAAATCAGGCTGAGGGACTTTGCCGCTGCGGAAAGCGCGGACGCCATACCGGAATATGATACCCAGGGCAAGAGCTTTAAAATCACGATGCCCTCCGGCGGTTACACGGCGCCGGGGCTTGGCGAGCACGGCCAGCTGACCCTCCTGCACAACGGCGAGCGCGTCGGTTTTGTAGATGAAAAGGGGAATGCCCTGGTTACCTACGATGCTCAGAATAAGCGCTTCAGCTTTTCGACAGACGCTTTTTCGACCTTTACAGTGGTATCCGACAGTCGCATTGCCATTGAAAGCTTTATACTGAGTGATACAGAAAAAACGCTTTTACTGGATATTGCAAATCCCAGCTTTGAACTGAGCGTGCTGAGCTTTAAGCCCTATGATACAACGGATAAAAACAGACTGACCTATACCTCCTCGGACCCGTCCGTGGCCAGTGTGGATGATAAGGGCATTGTCACCGGGCATGTCAAGGGGACGGCAGTGATTACCGCTGAGGTGTGCGGCATTAAAAACCAGTGTACGGTGACGGTAAAGATGAACCGCTATGTGGATTTTGAGAGCTACTGGCCAACCTTCAGGAAGAACAACAGCAACATGGCCATTGTGGACGCCAGCTTGCCAAACGCGGGAAACAACCTGACCGAAAAGTGGATAAACAGCGACATCAACACAGGGGGCAAGCAGATGACTGCCGGCACCCCGCTGGTGGTGGACAACTATATTTTTGTCGCTACCCAGAACAACAAGCTCTACAAGCTGGATAAAAACACCGGCGCTATTGTCAAAGAGGCAAAGCTCGCGAAAGAAGTGGGATTTTTCTCTTATGCCACCTATGGCGACGGCATGATCTTCGTGCCAGAGGAGAAGGGCACCATTGAGGCCTTTAACGCCGATACCCTGGATTCGCTCTGGCGCACCGAAAGCTTTGGCGGGCAGAGCAACTGTCAGGTTACCTATGCCGATGGTTTTATCTACTCAGGTACCTGGAGCGGCTCGACGAACAAGGGAACCTTTTTCTGTATAGACACCACGAGTAACGGCGAAATTTACCAGATTAATGGTATCCGGCGTGCGCGGTGGGTTTCGGACGATGACGGCGGCTATTACTGGAGCGGCGCCACGGTGGTTGGCGACGCGGTAATCTTCGGCGGGGACTCTGGCGTGGTGCAGTCCCGTAACAAATCGACGGGGGCGCTCATTGACCGGTACGCCACTGGCGGCGTTATCCGTTCGTGTATCGCCTATGACGCCGGAACCAGCGCCCTTTATTTTACAGCGGGCGGCGGCGCCACCGCCAATGGGATCACTGGCGGCGGGAAGGTTTTTAAGCTCGGTGTTACCAGTGACGGGCACTACACAGGAGCTAAAGTTGCCGAACTTCCGGCAGCGTCAACCACATCGCCGGTGGTTTACAATGGCCGTGTGTATGTCACCACTCAGAAGGCGAATGGCTCGGGCCATGAGGAGGATTATAACAAGGCCACGGTCATTGACCAGGGCAATACGGAAAATGGAAAGCTGGCGGTTCTGGACGCGGGTTCTCTCAGCATGATCTATCAGACAGATATCGGCGGCCCGTCCAAGGCCTCACCACTGCTTACAACAGCTTATACGGCTGACGGCCAGCAGACAGTTTACCTCTATATCACGGTAAACAACCACGACGGCGCCATTGTCCGGGTAAAGGACTGGGCAGGCAATACCACGCCGCAGGCCGAGGTGATCTACCGCGCCCCGGGTGATGAGCAGGAATATACCACCACCAGTCTCAACTGTGACGCGGACGGAACCATCTATTACCGGAATGACCGGGGGCATCTCATGGCCCTGACCGGCACCTCGGAGCCTGTCAGAGAGGCGGCGCCTGTTGAAGGGCGTTTGGGAATGCAGAAAGGCAGTAAAGCAGGCAGCGACGGTATGACCGCCAGAGCCTCTGGAAAGACGGCCAGTAAGGCTGAGGATGAATTTAAGCCCTGGGATTTTGACGGGGCCATGCTGCCATACAGCAGAAGTGTGTCCAAAACGCCGTCGGGTAAGGAGCAGCTGAAAAAGGCCGCGGTTGTCCTGGGATGTACGGCAGCTGCCATGGCGGCACTGTATATTACCGGATGCGCGCTCTGGCCGAAGCTGGTTAAGAAGCCATGA
- a CDS encoding ECF transporter S component, with product MMDKAAADIRTQTAKRKRTLVSAMIIFLLIPLTIWFGIRFLDDRRYLFISLLIILYTAIPFVMRFEGRRPDAREIVVIAVIAAIAACGNLAFFMLGPFQAGTALVIIAGICLGPEEGFLTGAMARLVINMFASQGPWTPWQMFCWGLLGFLGGLCFNRDQEFSKKEVDFKVVMGPLICIVVSLALGFGIWIVSDAQGPFVGWWLYGFGAIGLLAGVLLQRRRLPVDRLTLAVFGFLATFIIYGGIMNIAALVMSSSVSGSGVGLDWGSMKLLYISGAPYDAVHGLGTAFFGALLGPVMIEKLERVKIKFGLYH from the coding sequence ATGATGGATAAAGCAGCTGCGGATATCCGCACACAAACGGCAAAAAGAAAACGGACCCTTGTCTCAGCGATGATCATCTTTCTGCTGATCCCCCTGACCATCTGGTTTGGCATCCGGTTTCTGGATGACCGGAGATACCTGTTTATCAGTCTGCTGATTATTCTCTACACAGCCATTCCCTTTGTCATGCGGTTTGAGGGGCGCCGGCCCGACGCGCGGGAGATTGTTGTGATTGCTGTGATTGCTGCTATTGCGGCCTGCGGGAATCTGGCGTTTTTCATGCTGGGACCATTTCAGGCGGGAACAGCGCTGGTGATCATTGCAGGAATATGCCTGGGGCCTGAGGAAGGCTTTTTGACAGGAGCTATGGCAAGGCTGGTCATCAATATGTTTGCCAGTCAGGGACCTTGGACGCCCTGGCAGATGTTTTGCTGGGGGCTTCTGGGCTTTCTCGGCGGGCTCTGCTTTAACAGGGATCAGGAGTTCTCAAAAAAGGAAGTCGATTTTAAGGTGGTCATGGGGCCGCTCATCTGTATCGTGGTATCGCTGGCGCTGGGCTTTGGCATCTGGATTGTCTCAGACGCCCAGGGGCCCTTTGTGGGCTGGTGGCTTTACGGCTTTGGGGCCATTGGCCTGCTGGCCGGGGTGCTGCTCCAGCGCCGCCGCCTGCCCGTGGACCGGCTGACGCTGGCGGTCTTTGGCTTTCTGGCCACCTTTATCATCTACGGCGGTATCATGAACATCGCCGCGCTGGTCATGTCATCCAGTGTTTCCGGCTCTGGCGTGGGCCTTGACTGGGGCTCCATGAAGCTGCTCTATATTTCCGGCGCGCCCTACGACGCGGTACATGGTCTGGGCACCGCCTTCTTTGGAGCGCTGCTTGGGCCGGTGATGATTGAGAAGCTGGAGCGGGTAAAGATTAAATTCGGCCTGTATCATTAA